A stretch of Brassica rapa cultivar Chiifu-401-42 chromosome A08, CAAS_Brap_v3.01, whole genome shotgun sequence DNA encodes these proteins:
- the LOC103834576 gene encoding 60S ribosomal protein L39-1: MPSHKSFMIKKKLAKKMRQNRPIPHWIRLRTDNTIRYNAKRRHWRRTKLGF; encoded by the exons ATG CCGTCCCACAAGTcgttcatgatcaagaagaagctTGCCAAGAAGATGAGACAGAACAGGCCTATTCCTCACTGGATTCGTCTCCGTACCGACAACACCATCAG GTACAATGCCAAGCGCAGACACTGGCGTAGAACCAAGCTTGGATTCTAA